The nucleotide sequence CTATCTACAACACCATCACCGCGGAGGAAATCCAGCAGGTGGCCCGCAAGTACTTCACGCCCGAGAACCGCACCGTAGCCACCCTGGTTACCAAAGGAGGTAGCCGATGAGAGCGCTTTGGATGCTTTGGGTTGGGCTCTCGCTGGGGTTTGCCCAGGGGCTCGGGGTGCCGGCCGACTGGCCCGACCCCTTCAAGATGCAGTTCCCCCGCATCCAACCCACCCCCTTCCGGCCCTTCGAGGTCACGCTCACCAACGGCCTCCGGGTCCTCCTTATGGAGGATCGGAGACTGCCTTTCGTTTCGGGCCGCGTTTACATCCGGGCTGGCTCCATCTACGAGCCCGACGACAAGGTGGGCCTGACCGGCATCTTCGCCGCGGTGATGCGCACCGGGGGGGCGGGCGAGCGGAGCCCCGACCAAGTGGACGAGATTCTAGAAACCCTGGCGGCCAGCGTGAGCGTCTCGAGCGACAGCCTGTTTACCTCGGTGGCCTTTGAAACCCTGAGCGAGAACCTGGACCAGGTCCTGCAGATTTGGGCCGATGTGCTGGTGCGGCCCCGTTTTGCCCCAGAGCGGCTCGAGCTGGAAAAGGGCCGCGCTTTGGAGGCCATCCGCCGCCGCAACGACCAGCCTACCCAGATTGCGGTGCGGGAGTTCGTGCGCCGGATCAACGAGGGCCACCCCGCCGGGCGCATCAGCAGCGCAGCCTCGGTGCGGGCCATCAGCCGCGACGACCTCCTGGCCTTCCACCAGCGCTTCTTCAAGCCCAACAACGCCATCCTGGCCATTACCGGCGACTTCCGCATCCCCGAGATGGTGGGCCGGCTCGAGCGGGCCCTGGCCGGCTGGCGGCGGGGCGAGGTGAGCCTGCCCAGCTTTCCTCCCCCAACCCCCAGGCCCGCCATCTACTTCCTGCAAAAGGAGACCAACCAGAGCGTCATCTACATGGGCCTCCCCACCGTGACGGCCTTCGCCCCTGGCTACAGCGAGCTCGACCTCCTGAGCCGCATCCTGGGCGACGGCTTCAACAGCCGGCTCTTCCTGGAGGTGCGCACCAAGCGGGGGCTGGCCTACGCCACCGGTGGGGCCCAGTCGCAGGGCTTTGGCTGGCCGGGCTTCTTCTACGGGGCCTCCATCTCGCGGGTGGAGAAGACCGCCGAGGTCATCGAGCTCATGCTGGCCCAGTTCCGCGACCTGCGGGAGCGCCCGGTGAGCCAGGAGGAGCTCGAGCTCTTCCGCAACAACATTCTCAACGCCGAGGTCTTCCGCTTCACCTCCCGCCAGGCGGTGGCCGAGCGCATCGCCCGCACCCGGATGCTGGGCCTGCCCCCCGACTACTACGAACAGTACGTGCGCCAGATCCAGGCCGCCACCCCAGCCGATTTGCAGCGGGTGATGCAGCAGTACGTGCGCCCGGAAGCCTTCGTCATCGTGGTGGTGGGGGACAAGCGCCAGTTCGACCGGCCCCTCTCGAGTCTGGGCAACGTAATCGAGGTGCCGCTGGAGTAGCGCCAATACTGTTGATAGCGTATTATCAGCAGTATGGCCGCGCCCGCGGTAGAGCTAGAGCGCTTTTCGGTACGCTTCGGTGAATTCCAGGCCCTGGAAGAGGTGAGCCTCGAGGTGCCCCCCGGGGCCTTCGTCGCCATCGTGGGACCCAACGGGGCGGGGAAAAGCACCCTGCTCAAGGCGCTTTTGGGCCTGGAGCGCGGGGCCCTGCGCGACGGTCCCACCCGGGTCTCGGGGCAGGTGAGGGTGCTGGGCCTGCCGCCCGGTCGGGTGCCCCCGGGCTGGGTGGGGTATGTGCCCCAGGTCAAGGGCTTCGACCGCAGCTTCCCCGCCCTGGCGCTGGAGGTGGTGGTCTCGGGGCTGCGGCGCCGCTGGCCCTTTTTCATCACCCAGAAGGAGCGCTCGGAGGCCGAGGCGGCCCTGGCCCAGGTGGGGGCCCTGCACCTGGCCCGCCGGCGCCTGAGCAGGCTTTCTGGAGGTGAGCTACAGCGGGTCTACCTAGCCCGAAGCCTGATCCGCAGGCCCAGACTCCTTTTGCTGGATGAGCCCGCCACCGGGGTGGATGCGGTGGGCGAGGCCGACCTGTACCGGCACCTCGAGGCCTACCAGGCCGAGAGCGGGGCTACAATCCTGATGATCACCCACGACTGGGATGCGGCCCGCCACCACGCCAGCCGGGTGCTGGTGCTAAACCGGCGGGTGGTGGGCTACGGTCCTCCCGAGGAAGTGCTTTCCCCAGCCTACCTGGGCCAGGCCTTCGGCCACGTGGGGCATGAACACAGCCTGGCGCTGGGGGCCTGATGCTGGAGGCCTTGCAACTGCCCTTTATGCAGCGGGGCCTGCTGGCGGGCCTGCTGGTAGGCGGCCTGGCCAGCTACCTGGGGGTCTTGGTGGTCCAGCGGCGCCTTTCCTTCCTGGGCGATGGCCTGGCCCACGCGGCCTTTGCAGGGGTCGCGCTGGGGCTCCTGCTGCACCAGGAGCCCCTCTGGGTGGCCCTGCCCTTCGCGGTGGGGGTGGCCCTGCTCATCACCTGGGTGCGCGAGCGAAGCAGCCTGGGCGACGATACCGCGATTGGCATCTTCTTCGCGGTCTCGGTGGCCTTGGGGGTGCTCTTCATGTCGCTGCGGCAGGGGTTCGCCCAGGATGCGGTGGCCTACCTCTTCGGCTCTATCCTGACCGTGACCCCCACCGACCTTTGGACGATGGGCCTGGTGGCCCTGGGCGTGGTGCTTCTGAGCCCGCTGTGGCCCCACTGGGCCTACGCCACCTTCGACCGAGAGCTGGCCCTGGCCGACCGAGAGCCGGTGGGGCTCCACGACTACCTGCTCGCGGGGCTTTTGGCTTTGGTGGTGGTGGTCTCGGTCAAGGTGGTGGGCATCGTGCTGATCGCCGCCTTTCTGGTCATCCCCGCCGCCACCGCGCGCCTCCTCGCCCGCACCTTCGCCGGCATGACCCTGCTCTCGGTGGGGCTGGGGGTCTTTTCGGTGCTGCCTGGCCTGGCCGCAGCCTACCTGCTCGACGTGCCCGCCGGCAGCGCCATCGTGCTTGTCCAGGCCCTGCTCTTCGCCCTGGCGCTCACCCGGCGCTAGGTGAGAAAACCCTCTATCTCCCACGGGTTTTGCGGGTTTATACTGGAGGCATGTGGGTATCCACCAAGGCGCAGTACGGCCTCAGGGCCCTGGTGGAAATTGGCCTGCGCCAGCCAGAGGCGGTACCCCTCAAGGAGGTGGCCGAGGCCCAGGGCATCAGCCAGCACTACCTGGAGCAGATTGCCGCCCAGCTCCGCCGCTCGGGCTTCATCCGCAGCGTGCGGGGGGCCAGGGGTGGGTACCGCCTGGGCCGCCCGAGCGAAAAGATCACCGCGCTGGAGGTGGTGGAGGCCCTCGAGGGCAGCCTGGCCCCGGTGATCTGCCTGGACGACCCTGAGTCCTGCTGGCAGACCGGGCACTGCTCCACCGAGAACCTCTGGAAGCGGGTGGACGAGGCCATGCGGGGGGTTTTGCGCAGCACCACGCTCAAAGACCTGATCGAGGAGCGGAAGCAGATCGAGGCCCGCCGGCTGGTCCAGCTCGAGCCGGCCATGCCCAAGGAGCGATGATCTACCTCGACTACGCCGCCACCACCCCCCTCGACCCCGAGGTGCGGGCCGCCATGGAGGCCTGGCAGGGGGTCTACGGCAACCCCAGCTCGGTCCACGCCCTGGGCCGGGAGGCCCGGCGGCTGCTGGAGGAGGGCCGCGAGCGGCTGGCCGCAGCCATAGGCTGCCGGCCCCGCGAGCTGGTGCTCACCAGCGGCGGCACCGAAGCCAACGCCCTGGCCATCTACGGGGTGGCGCTGGCCCGGGGGCGGGGGCATCTGGTGAGCACCCAGGTGGAGCACTCGGCCACCCTGGGGGCCCTGCGCGGCCTGGAGGCCTTGGGGTTCGAGGTCACCCTCCTCCCCCCCGACCCCTATGGCCTGGTCCACCCCGAGCAGGTGGCCGAGGCCCTGCGGGAGGACACCCTGCTGGTCTCGGTGATGACCGTCAACAACGAGCTGGGGAGCCTCTACCCCATAGAGGCCATCGCCGAGGTCTGCCGGGCTCGAGGGGTGCTCTTCCACACCGACGCGGTGCAGGCCGTGGGCACGGTGCCCTGCCGGGTGGAGGCCCTGGGCGCCGACCTGGTCTCCCTGGCCGCGCACAAGTTCTACGGGCCCAAAGGGATTGGGGCGCTCTACGTGCGCAAGGGGGTGGAGCTCTTCCCTCTGCTGCCGGGAAAGCAGGAGCAGGGCCGCAGGGGGGGCACCGAGAACCCCCTGGCGGTCTACGGGATGGGCCTGGCC is from Meiothermus sp. QL-1 and encodes:
- a CDS encoding pitrilysin family protein, with product MRALWMLWVGLSLGFAQGLGVPADWPDPFKMQFPRIQPTPFRPFEVTLTNGLRVLLMEDRRLPFVSGRVYIRAGSIYEPDDKVGLTGIFAAVMRTGGAGERSPDQVDEILETLAASVSVSSDSLFTSVAFETLSENLDQVLQIWADVLVRPRFAPERLELEKGRALEAIRRRNDQPTQIAVREFVRRINEGHPAGRISSAASVRAISRDDLLAFHQRFFKPNNAILAITGDFRIPEMVGRLERALAGWRRGEVSLPSFPPPTPRPAIYFLQKETNQSVIYMGLPTVTAFAPGYSELDLLSRILGDGFNSRLFLEVRTKRGLAYATGGAQSQGFGWPGFFYGASISRVEKTAEVIELMLAQFRDLRERPVSQEELELFRNNILNAEVFRFTSRQAVAERIARTRMLGLPPDYYEQYVRQIQAATPADLQRVMQQYVRPEAFVIVVVGDKRQFDRPLSSLGNVIEVPLE
- a CDS encoding metal ABC transporter ATP-binding protein encodes the protein MAAPAVELERFSVRFGEFQALEEVSLEVPPGAFVAIVGPNGAGKSTLLKALLGLERGALRDGPTRVSGQVRVLGLPPGRVPPGWVGYVPQVKGFDRSFPALALEVVVSGLRRRWPFFITQKERSEAEAALAQVGALHLARRRLSRLSGGELQRVYLARSLIRRPRLLLLDEPATGVDAVGEADLYRHLEAYQAESGATILMITHDWDAARHHASRVLVLNRRVVGYGPPEEVLSPAYLGQAFGHVGHEHSLALGA
- a CDS encoding metal ABC transporter permease encodes the protein MLEALQLPFMQRGLLAGLLVGGLASYLGVLVVQRRLSFLGDGLAHAAFAGVALGLLLHQEPLWVALPFAVGVALLITWVRERSSLGDDTAIGIFFAVSVALGVLFMSLRQGFAQDAVAYLFGSILTVTPTDLWTMGLVALGVVLLSPLWPHWAYATFDRELALADREPVGLHDYLLAGLLALVVVVSVKVVGIVLIAAFLVIPAATARLLARTFAGMTLLSVGLGVFSVLPGLAAAYLLDVPAGSAIVLVQALLFALALTRR
- a CDS encoding Rrf2 family transcriptional regulator, which produces MWVSTKAQYGLRALVEIGLRQPEAVPLKEVAEAQGISQHYLEQIAAQLRRSGFIRSVRGARGGYRLGRPSEKITALEVVEALEGSLAPVICLDDPESCWQTGHCSTENLWKRVDEAMRGVLRSTTLKDLIEERKQIEARRLVQLEPAMPKER
- a CDS encoding cysteine desulfurase family protein, with translation MIYLDYAATTPLDPEVRAAMEAWQGVYGNPSSVHALGREARRLLEEGRERLAAAIGCRPRELVLTSGGTEANALAIYGVALARGRGHLVSTQVEHSATLGALRGLEALGFEVTLLPPDPYGLVHPEQVAEALREDTLLVSVMTVNNELGSLYPIEAIAEVCRARGVLFHTDAVQAVGTVPCRVEALGADLVSLAAHKFYGPKGIGALYVRKGVELFPLLPGKQEQGRRGGTENPLAVYGMGLAAEKAVRLLPEESQRLLALRERLERRLLALEGVELNGHPTQRSPKHVNVTARGADGEGLLLNLDLLGVAVSSGSACSSGSLEPSHVLLALGRSREDARASVRFSLGRFTTEEEVEAAARAFAEALARSRPAPA